A window from Populus trichocarpa isolate Nisqually-1 chromosome 3, P.trichocarpa_v4.1, whole genome shotgun sequence encodes these proteins:
- the LOC112326806 gene encoding putative RING-H2 finger protein ATL69, protein MSIADPPAPAVAGSGLGYGIAIAVSILVLISTIMLASYACIKVKGNGFGRNSSSDSGVSDGYGPHRHFTTRDSIELMPVVVVGLDEPIIESYPKMVLGDSRRLPKPNEGPCSICLSDYLPKDTIRCIPYCNHCFHADCIDGWLKMNATCPLCRNSPAPSKDSTPVATPLAEVVPLAFHAR, encoded by the coding sequence ATGTCCATAGCTGATCCACCAGCGCCGGCCGTGGCGGGTAGTGGCCTCGGTTATGGTATTGCCATAGCTGTTAGCATCCTCGTCCTGATTTCTACTATAATGCTTGCTTCTTATGCTTGCATAAAGGTTAAAGGTAATGGTTTCGGCCGTAACAGCAGTAGCGATAGTGGTGTCAGTGATGGTTATGGGCCTCACCGGCATTTCACCACCAGGGATTCGATAGAGCTTATGCCGGTGGTTGTGGTGGGCCTAGATGAGCCCATTATAGAGTCGTACCCTAAGATGGTGTTAGGCGACAGCCGGAGGTTACCCAAGCCCAATGAAGGCCCATGCTCCATATGCTTGTCTGATTACCTGCCCAAGGATACCATACGGTGTATTCCATATTGTAATCACTGTTTCCATGCTGACTGTATTGATGGATGGCTTAAGATGAATGCCACGTGTCCGTTGTGTAGGAATTCCCCAGCTCCGTCGAAGGATTCCACGCCTGTTGCTACTCCTCTGGCTGAGGTTGTGCCGTTGGCCTTCCATGCCAGGTGA
- the LOC18097173 gene encoding protein MAINTENANCE OF PSII UNDER HIGH LIGHT 1 yields MACASQAMISANTCALTSPRLLKKYTNGNKRNSKLFTIKASSDDAECNTEECAPEKEVGKVSMEWLAGEKTKVVGTFPPSKRGWTGYVEKDTAGQTNIYSVEPAVYVAESAISSGTAGTSEGSEGTVALVAGLGLASVAVASFILLLVGKNPSNITTAEYKGPSLSYYINKFKPAEIIQAAVPSQTESPSSIQADSSMPEVPEIQVQSAPEVSEVPVQSQYEPEPLTSSVSSANLAN; encoded by the exons ATGGCTTGTGCCTCACAGGCAATGATATCAGCAAACACTTGCGCGCTCACTTCACCAAGACTTCTGAAGAAATACACGAATGGAAATAAGAGAAACTCGAAGCTTTTCACTATCAAAGCGTCCTCTGATGACGCTGAATGTAATACTGAAGAATGTGCCCCGGAAAAAGAG GTTGGGAAGGTGAGCATGGAGTGGTTGGCTGGGGAGAAAACCAAAGTCGTTGGGACATTCCCTCCGAGTAAACGCGGTTGGACAGGGTATGTTGAGAAAGACACTGCTGGACAGACAAATATCTATTCAGTTGAG CCTGCAGTTTATGTAGCAGAAAGTGCAATAAGTTCGGGAACTGCAGGTACTTCTGAAGGTTCTGAAGGCACAGTAGCACTTGTTGCTGGCCTTGGACTCGCTTCTGTAGCTGTAGCTTCATTTATTCTCCTCCTAGTTGGTAAGAACCCATCTAACATAACAACGGCGGAATACAAAGGACCATCTCTCAGTTACTATATCAACAAATTTAAGCCAGCAGAAATCATCCAAGCTGCAGTGCCAAGCCAAACAGAGTCCCCCTCATCCATACAGGCAGACAGCTCCATGCCAGAAGTCCCCGAGATACAGGTTCAATCTGCACCAGAAGTTTCTGAGGTACCGGTTCAATCTCAATATGAACCTGAGCCTTTAACTTCAAGTGTGAGCAGTGCTAATTTGGCAAATTAA